The genomic segment CTAAACATTCTTCATTGTGTTTCATTAAGTTCCTTCTATGTCCATTTTATTTAGAGTGTTATTAGAAATTCCCAATGCATCGTATTTgatatgatattttttaaattttttaaattgttataatgatttttatttttttcttgttgttcaagtacagttgtctccattccccccccactctcccctgccccatctacCCCTaccacccaccctcaatcccaccccctttggctttgtccatggatcctttatatgttccttgatgatcctatTTTTTCATTGCTGGCAAAGCTATTCTTCATTATGTGAGCATCAGAGAATGAGGGAATTATAGATGGCTTAAGTGAAGCCACAAAAAGGCCTTGGAGAACAATTTAAACCTGAGGTCTAGCAGTCTGGGTTTTGCTACTTAATTTCTTAGAAAACCCCTACACATTTCTTTATCTTGAAAATGAGAGGACCGATTTAGATATAATTGGCTTAGTCTGTAATTTTCAGGGGccaattttaaatatgaataacaGTCTAAGCATTTCtactcaaaaatttaaatgtatagggccaattttaaatgtgaataacATTCGAAgcatttatactaaaaaatttaaatgtataattttagtaTAATTAAGGAAAGTTTTAGTTGCCACTTTCTTTGctattttctgcttgtttttcattttcattcagtatttgtcattttattgtatctgatttttatttaagttGTCTCACATTTTCCTAGATGTAGGAAAGTATTCAAACAGCTAAATTCCCTTGAGAGAGATTATTTATATAATAGTTTAACCAAATCATACAAACACTACAGAAATGTATTCAATACCCAGAGGGCAACATCTAAACAGATGCACCACGTACTGTAATATTGATCATGCTGCTAAATTATGGGTAATAATGTTTCAGTATTCCAATCATAATGGCAGTATTATTTATAGatgtacaaaaatatacatagtaaaaacataaaaataagctaATGTATAGTAAAGAACTCATTTACAAAGTTAATAATCATAACCCTTCATGAGATTTTAAGCCTACTGTGGGTTTGTGGTGAATAAATTGTCTCTAATGTTATCAGAACCTCTGAACACACAGTTCTTTGTTACTAGCCTTACAGAATTTTCTTAGCTCTTCAGCCATGGCAAAACCTTTAAGTGTTTGGCCTCAGCTATGTTTAAGCAGGTCTAAAACAAACCTGCTTTATACTTCcttgaagaaagaggaaaattaatGGAGTGCTTCTGCCTCCTGCTGGTAGCCACATGGAAGCATTAGAGGAATTACCTATCAAAGTGTCTCTGTACTGAATTAATTGTTCAAAGCAGGTCCTGTGTGGGTGTCATTAAATAATTATGCCAAAGAACCACAGAAATCTGGACTACCCTGAAAACACCAATGTGCTCTATTCAATATCACTATAAAGACACCGACTTTTAGACCCAGCACTTTTCCTCTATGCCTTTGGTGTTGCTCATTAGCTTAACTAATCTGCAAAAGGCAACAAGTAATCACATGGGAAATCATTTCTAAAAGATAGGAAAAAATACAGATGCCTGAATATGTAGGTCAATTTGAATTAGGAATTATAAGGGATAAGAAAAGAGTCCCCTAAAAATACAATCTGTTTAATTTGATCAACAATGTGCTTTCTAAATCAACATTCTAGGATTCCAGACAAAGTACACGGAGGGAATATGAGAATTCTATCACTGTTTGTACATGTTTGTAGAAAAACAGTCAGGTTTCTCGGTGAGACAACATTTTTAAGGGGCAAGTAAAAAGCAATAACACTGGCTACTAAATACAACCATCAAGGAGCAGATAATGATGGTATGATCTGACCTCAGCAGTTAAAGGTGAAAAATGAGCAGATTCATGGTATGTTGTAGAGTATGTTGTAAATTATAGATTTGGTGAAGGATTTAACAggtaggaggagaaagaaggaaaaacaaggaaTTCAGAAAACATGGCTCTTAAGAGTTTTCTTAAGCAATTGTATGATTGATGGAGCCCTTTTATGATATtaggaggaaatggagagaaagtagatttctgaggaaaatcatatattttattgtcatcatttaatttttaggaTAAATACCCAGATGGAGATATCAAGTAGGAGATTGAATGCATGAGTCTGTCCTCAGAGGGGAGGTAAGGACTTGGAGGTGCAAATTTTAGGCTGTGATACAGAGTAGAAGTTGTCACTGTCCTCACTTCTGAGAACTTAAATTCAGTGTGTAACAGAGACATTAGGCAAATAACTAAGTTAATGAATGTCAAATTAGAAATTGAATAAATTTTATGAGGATAAATAAGTtatcaaattaataataaataatgacaatTATATATTATTGGTATTATATTGGTAGAATACCAACACAAtaccaaaataaaagaatattaataatacCAGTATATGGGGAACATGTTTTAGTTAGCAGGCTTCCTGGTAAGTGATGGTTGAGATGcagagaagaaaatttaagattattttacaAAGAGGAAGCAAGTTTGAGAAAATTTTCCTCAACCTCAGTCTCTTCTTTGTGAAAGAACATCTTAGGCAGAGAGAACATCAGGAGAAAAATCTCATAAAAGAAGGGAAATggtaatgttaaaaaataagagaaatgttGAAAAGCTgaccaatttttctttaaaaggcaaaagaattctatttgatgaaggaaatgtaTTCAAATAGTGAACTAAGACATTGGCCATCTGAGTTTTAGAATGACGATTCTAAGGGAGAGAAAACAATTACTCAATCCCTTTCAGAATTGCATATTTAATGAATACTCAGCTGATTAACTGAACGAATGAATAATTGTACAGTACACACTGAGGTGATGTCAGAAGTTGTGGGTCTTCAGCCTAAGTCTCTGAGCCACAAAGACACAGATGAGTCTGAAAACTCAGAGGGACCATGCTCCTGTGGGAACTCACTCATCAAACTTCTTGTGTATAAATGTCCCTCTCTGCCTACCACCAATGAAGAAAAACTAGTCATTGGCTGTCACCTGGAGTGGGATAAAACAGGAACACCTTCATTAAATACTGTTTGGAGGAAAAGTGCACTTGGAGACATCACAAAGTAGAAAATGAAGGTTATGAAATAACTATTTAAATGCATGTGTAATATTAAAACTCAAAGATTATTCTGAAATGCTTAGTGAACTGCGGGGTAGAAGAAGAACATTTTGAGAAACTCAGCTCTCAATTTTACACATACAGCATCTCATCAGCATCCTTGGGACAAGGTCCCAGACACCATAACTTTTCTGAAAATTAGCTTTCTACTTCagtctatttgtttttattcGATCCATGTGGCCTCTATGCACAGCCCTGCCAGCGGATGAATAATGGCTCTTACGTGACATCAGGAAAAGACCATTCTCTTCCACAGCAGATAATATGCCTCTAAAGAACAGAGTTGCTTGGTTACATTTTGTAAAGTTAGTAAGCTTTTAGTATAATGCTGTTTGTCTCAAAATTCCATCTAACTCATCTGAAATTGGAGCATTTCCCTTAAAATATACTTATACTGTTGCTGGCTGGAAGATGCATTTTAGTTCCAGAGTGATTGCTTCAGTCAGCCCTAGCATgaattcctcctccttccttcttactGGATTTCCTGGCCTGGAGCAGCAATATTCCTGGatctccattcccttctccacTGTTTATACCATGGTGCTTCTGGGCAACTGCCTGGTGCTGCATGTGATCCGGACTGAGCCGAGCCTGCACCAGCCCATGTTCTACTTCCTGGCCATGCTGGCCCTCACTGACCTGTGCATGGGGCTGTCCACGGTGCACACGGTGCTGGGCATCCTGTGGGGACTAAGTCAGGAAGTCAGCCTGGATGCCTGCATTGCCCAGTCCTATTTCATTCATGGCCTGTCCTTCATGGAGTCCTCTGTCCTCCTTGCTATGGCTTTTGATCGCTACATTGCCATTTGCCACCCACTACACTACTCCTCCATCCTAACTAATGACAAAATCATGAAAATTGGAGTGGCAATTTTATGTAGGAGTACATTACTCATACCTCCGGTCATCATTCGCCTAAAGTTCCTGAGTTATTGCCGTCCCCACatcctttctcattctttctgcCTGCACCAGGACCTTCTCCGTCTAGCTTGTTCAGACATCCGATTCAATAGCTACTATGCCCTGATGCTGGTCATTTGCACACTATTGTTGGATGCTGTTCTGATCCTTTTCTCCTATGTCCTGATTCTTAAATCAGTCCTGGCAATTGCTTCTCAGGAGGAGAGACGTAAGTCATTTCAGACCTGCATTTCCCACATCTGTGCTGTTCTCGTGTTCTACATCCCTATCATTAGCTTAACAATGGTGCACCGTTTTGGCAAGCATCtctcccccattgtccatgtcctcATGGGCAACATCTACATTCTTTTCCCACCTTTGATGAATCCCATCATCTACAGTGTCAAGACCCAACAGATTCGTAGTAGAGTGTTCAGATTATTTTCCCTGAAATTATATTGAGATactcagttcttttaaaaaataaaaagagacattaataactatgcagaattaaaaaataaattttattaaaattagagtTTTAGTCCTGAGTCCATGGTTCttgattttaaaacacactttaaatAGAGTCAGAGCATCAACTACAAATACATTCCATTTTAATCTATGTCCTAAAAACGAGTTATTGTTGGAGCTGGAGGTGGGCAACTAcatctgaaatatttcataaaccCTGTGAACTATTGCTTTctgcaaaacaaaacatacacaGGTTATTCCATAAGTATAATTATATTCAAGTAAGTGTAAAAGTAGTTGAGTGCccaaaatagatttttaagtattttccttGCAGTAAAACAAAGCTAAATTCAAATCATAggtcttttagttttaaaagtggGTAAATTGCAGTTTCTCTAATTTGCTGAGATTCAGTTAATTAatcttcaaaatgagaaaaatagcaaACTCACAGGAATATTAGGATAACTATATGGACCAGAACTGtctaataaaattttctaaaatgatggaaatgttctattaTATAGACTAAATATACCCAGATAAGACAACAGTTACTTATGGctactgagcatttgaaatgcaCATAGTACAGTCGGGCAACTCCTTTTTAAATTCTGGTTAACTGCAGTTAACGTACATGTAAAAGACCATTGTATCGGACAGTGAAGGTATAGGAGACAAAAAGAACATGTAATCAAACATGACTTGGGATTCAACCTTTACCATGTCTGCTTTAAATTGAAATCCTtacttttccttatattttatctGTGGACCCCACTGTCATTTAGCTGGATGTGAATTTTGCTctgaatcttttcttttaaatctgaaCACAGATATATCCTGGACAGATGAAACTGTATGCTTATGACTgacagagttaaaaaaaagtaaaagagtcAGTAAGTGTCTGTggggtaaatataaaataattgatttaatCTTCCTGGATCTCTTAAGGACATAAAGTAGAAAGGGTCAGCAGTtaacatactaaaaatataaaataaataaaataatgtgttttctgCCCGTTTCTCCTTTCTGTACTTCATTCAATTAAGTAGTCTCTGTTTATTGACTCTGTCTGCCAAACAGAAACACTGGCTTAGTTCCCAGGAGCTGAAGTTTCAACGTGTGGGGAATAGGTCCTGGACAGAATAAAGTACtttggccaaaaagaaaaaagtataagaTTATCCACAGGGTTATAGATTAGGACTCCTGGGTTAGAATAGGCGGTTAATTAGAAGAAGAGAGCAAATTTCCTGATGTCAATGAGAAGCTACTCTACTTTCTGCCAAAGTTACCAGAAGTCAAGAGTATAAGGTAGTATCtaaagtgaggattaaaaataagtgTTCTAATTGCTAATTCAATGTGATTTATCATCTTGCTACATGACCAAAATAACTGTAAGTAATTAGCTTAATATGAATGTCAGGTATTGTACTAAGTGACCTGATGATAATGAGTGTCTGCATGGTCCATATCGGCAGACTGAAACCCAGCCAGTCTGAGAAGATTTATACGGCCCAGTTTTAGAATGAAAGCATCAATGAGCTGTTGAACCTACAGAAGTTATGTAGGTGTCTCACAGATAATCTTTGAGTGCATGTTGCTCAATGGCCAGACAACTTCCCTTTGGTGCCTTGGTCCTGCAATCACCTGTCCTCAGAACTGACTCGATCTTGGGAAATCAAAGGCCTCGGCaatagcaaaatatattttccaccCACCAGGCATGAAGGAAGTACCAACGTAAAGAACATAGTTATATATCCAACAATCCTGAGTGGTTGGTCTGAGAGTCATGTTTAATACAGTGAGTAAGAGTGTTCATTTGAGAACTTTTTATTATGAGTATTTGTACCTCAGATTATGGCAAACTGTAAAACCAGCGTACTTGCAAAAA from the Desmodus rotundus isolate HL8 chromosome 5, HLdesRot8A.1, whole genome shotgun sequence genome contains:
- the LOC112317573 gene encoding olfactory receptor 51V1 isoform X2, coding for MHFSSRVIASVSPSMNSSSFLLTGFPGLEQQYSWISIPFSTVYTMVLLGNCLVLHVIRTEPSLHQPMFYFLAMLALTDLCMGLSTVHTVLGILWGLSQEVSLDACIAQSYFIHGLSFMESSVLLAMAFDRYIAICHPLHYSSILTNDKIMKIGVAILCRSTLLIPPVIIRLKFLSYCRPHILSHSFCLHQDLLRLACSDIRFNSYYALMLVICTLLLDAVLILFSYVLILKSVLAIASQEERRRLPCHRTLLFYMKSQLIRRKLKDIGWRR
- the LOC112317573 gene encoding olfactory receptor 51V1 isoform X1; the protein is MHFSSRVIASVSPSMNSSSFLLTGFPGLEQQYSWISIPFSTVYTMVLLGNCLVLHVIRTEPSLHQPMFYFLAMLALTDLCMGLSTVHTVLGILWGLSQEVSLDACIAQSYFIHGLSFMESSVLLAMAFDRYIAICHPLHYSSILTNDKIMKIGVAILCRSTLLIPPVIIRLKFLSYCRPHILSHSFCLHQDLLRLACSDIRFNSYYALMLVICTLLLDAVLILFSYVLILKSVLAIASQEERRKSFQTCISHICAVLVFYIPIISLTMVHRFGKHLSPIVHVLMGNIYILFPPLMNPIIYSVKTQQIRSRVFRLFSLKLY